In one window of Primulina tabacum isolate GXHZ01 chromosome 8, ASM2559414v2, whole genome shotgun sequence DNA:
- the LOC142554470 gene encoding (S)-8-oxocitronellyl enol synthase CYC2-like produces MAVNDTRYRNVAAIFGVTGLVGKELARKLLSTRKWKVYGIARKRDSYNSRIMNVEGEAYHFISCDLLNPKETQEKLSSRVLEDVTHIFWVTWASQFPLDTHECFDQNKAMMSNVLNVILPLSKALKHFSLQTGMKHYVSLQGPTLERDQDRYYREDSPRVASGNGRNFYYGLEDLLQERLLDKVPWSIQRPGLILGSSQRTLYNFIGSLCVYGAICKHLSLPFVFGGTKKCWEEMYIDISDARLVADQHIWAATNQEISISSSTQDQWEAFNAINGEDYSWMGIWRDIGIKFGVEVSEENMFSEDFMFSSAMSDKGGVWNEIVMKEGLVDTKMEELANWGFIDVLFRCPVKMLAARDKVNELGFKTKYQALDSISYWIDVMRADRLVP; encoded by the coding sequence ATGGCTGTAAATGACACGAGATACAGAAATGTAGCAGCCATCTTTGGTGTAACTGGGCTGGTAGGAAAGGAGCTTGCGAGAAAGCTTCTTTCAACACGTAAATGGAAGGTCTACGGCATAGCCCGAAAACGAGACAGCTACAACAGCAGGATCATGAATGTCGAAGGTGAAGCTTACCATTTCATCTCTTGTGATCTCCTAAACCCTAAGGAAACACAAGAAAAGCTCAGTTCTCGTGTATTGGAGGATGTTACTCACATCTTTTGGGTGACTTGGGCTAGCCAATTCCCTTTGGATACCCACGAATGTTTCGATCAAAACAAGGCCATGATGTCTAATGTTCTGAATGTCATCCTCCCACTTTCGAAGGCGTTGAAACACTTTTCCCTCCAGACGGGCATGAAGCATTACGTGTCGTTGCAGGGGCCGACTTTGGAAAGAGACCAAGATCGCTACTATAGAGAGGATTCTCCGAGGGTGGCAAGCGGTAATGGACGTAACTTTTATTATGGACTAGAAGATTTGTTGCAAGAAAGACTATTAGATAAGGTGCCATGGTCTATTCAAAGGCCTGGATTGATACTGGGTTCTTCTCAAAGAACTCTATACAATTTCATCGGTAGTTTATGTGTTTATGGAGCTATCTGTAAGCACTTGAGCCTCCCTTTTGTGTTCGGCGGCACGAAAAAATGTTGGGAAGAAATGTATATCGACATATCTGACGCTCGTCTCGTGGCGGATCAACACATTTGGGCTGCTACGAATCAAGAAATCTCGATCAGCAGCAGTACTCAAGATCAATGGGAAGCGTTTAACGCGATTAACGGTGAGGATTATTCGTGGATGGGGATATGGAGGGATATTGGGATTAAATTCGGGGTGGAAGTGTCGGAAGAAAACATGTTCTCCGAGGATTTCATGTTTTCCTCGGCTATGTCCGATAAAGGGGGTGTTTGGAATGAAATAGTAATGAAAGAAGGGCTTGTGGACACAAAAATGGAGGAATTGGCTAACTGGGGTTTCATTGATGTTCTTTTCAGATGTCCTGTGAAAATGCTGGCTGCAAGAGACAAGGTTAATGAGTTGGGATTTAAGACAAAGTACCAAGCTTTGGATTCAATCTCGTATTGGATTGATGTCATGAGAGCTGACAGATTAGTTCCATAA
- the LOC142553359 gene encoding putative NAD(P)H dehydrogenase (quinone) FQR1-like 3: MEITKVYVVYYSLYGHVESMAREIQRGANSVPHVQATLWQVPETLPDLVLKKMKAPHKADDVPEISPEQLLEADGFIFGFPSRFGVMAAQFKAFFDATADIWAAQALAGKPAGIFWSTGFHGGGQELSALTAVTQLAHHGMIYVPLGYTFGSGMFEMHEVKGGSSYGSGTYAADGSRQPSELELQQAFYQGKYIAEITRKLKI, from the exons GTATTACTCATTGTATGGACATGTGGAGAGCATGGCTAGAGAGATTCAGCGAGGGGCCAATTCAGTTCCTCATGTTCAAGCCACGCTTTGGCAG GTACCAGAGACACTACCTGATCTGGTTTTGAAAAAGATGAAGGCTCCTCACAAAGCCGACGATGTGCCTGAGATCAGTCCAGAACAGCTTTTGGAGGCTGATGGATTTATCTTTGGATTTCCATCCCGTTTTGGGGTAATGGCAGCGCAATTCAAAGCTTTCTTTGATGCCACTGCCGACATATGGGCTGCACAAGCACTTGCAGGGAAGCCTGCAGGAATTTTTTGGAGCACGGGTTTTCATGGAGGTGGTCAAGAACTAAGCGC ACTGACAGCAGTAACTCAGCTAGCACATCATGGCATGATATATGTTCCTCTTGGATATACCTTTGGCAGCGGAATGTTTGAGATGCATGAGGTAAAGGGTGGATCTTCATATGGGTCAGGAACTTATGCAGCAGATGGATCACGGCAGCCCTCAGAGCTTGAACTTCAGCAAGCCTTTTATCAAGGTAAGTACATTGCTGAAATTACAAGGAAGCTCAAGATTTAA